Proteins from one Caminicella sporogenes DSM 14501 genomic window:
- the purM gene encoding phosphoribosylformylglycinamidine cyclo-ligase codes for MKSKKLTYSESGVDIAEGARAVQLMKGYVKKTFTENVLCDLGGFGGLFSLDTDKYKAPVLVSGTDGVGTKLKIAFMMDKHDTVGIDLVAMCVNDILCQGAKPLFFLDYVATGKLNAEKVADIVKGISDGCIQAGCALIGGETAEMPGFYAEGEYDMAGFAVGVVDREKIIDGSKIKDGDVIIGLPSTGIHSNGYSLVRKLFFEKLKYNVDDYIDELDGRLGEVLLRPTKIYVKPVEKVLEKFEVHGMCHITGGGFYENIPRVIPEGFGVKIGLRSWEVPSIFKLIQSLGDIDIDEMFKTFNMGIGFILIVDENDSEDVIKLIESTGERAYKIGRVLKGLHGVDLCQK; via the coding sequence ATGAAAAGTAAAAAGCTTACTTACAGTGAATCAGGTGTTGATATTGCTGAAGGTGCAAGAGCTGTACAGCTTATGAAAGGTTATGTAAAGAAAACTTTTACAGAGAATGTATTATGTGATTTAGGAGGATTTGGAGGACTTTTTAGTTTAGATACAGATAAATATAAAGCTCCTGTATTAGTTTCAGGAACAGATGGGGTAGGAACTAAATTAAAAATTGCATTTATGATGGATAAACATGATACAGTTGGTATAGATTTGGTGGCTATGTGTGTAAATGATATATTGTGTCAAGGAGCAAAGCCTTTATTCTTTTTAGACTATGTGGCTACCGGAAAGCTTAATGCAGAAAAGGTTGCTGATATAGTAAAAGGTATTTCGGATGGATGTATACAAGCTGGTTGTGCTTTAATAGGGGGAGAAACTGCTGAAATGCCCGGTTTTTATGCTGAAGGTGAATATGATATGGCAGGTTTTGCAGTAGGTGTAGTTGATAGAGAAAAAATAATTGATGGAAGTAAGATAAAAGATGGAGATGTAATCATAGGGCTGCCTTCAACAGGAATTCACAGCAATGGATATTCTTTAGTGAGAAAACTCTTTTTTGAAAAATTAAAATATAATGTAGATGATTATATAGACGAATTAGATGGAAGATTAGGAGAAGTGCTTTTAAGGCCTACAAAAATTTACGTAAAGCCTGTTGAGAAAGTATTAGAAAAATTTGAAGTTCATGGTATGTGTCATATAACAGGTGGAGGGTTTTATGAAAATATTCCTAGAGTTATACCAGAAGGATTTGGAGTTAAAATAGGCCTTAGAAGCTGGGAAGTACCTTCTATATTTAAACTAATTCAAAGTCTTGGAGATATAGACATAGATGAAATGTTTAAGACATTTAATATGGGAATTGGATTTATTTTAATAGTAGATGAAAATGATAGTGAAGATGTTATAAAGCTGATTGAAAGTACGGGTGAAAGAGCATATAAGATAGGTAGAGTTTTAAAGGGATTACATGGGGTGGATTTATGTCAGAAATAA
- the purF gene encoding amidophosphoribosyltransferase, which produces MFDRYLNDDKLNEECGVFGIYLKKCSEISRLVYFGLVTLQHRGQESAGIAVYKDGKIQYYKDMGLVREVFNDNILKRLDGDIAIGHVRYSTTGESYISNAQPLVVHYKGGAIALAHNGNLVNADKIRSKLEDNGCIFQTSIDSEVIANLIAKYYKLGYKEAIIRASKEIKGAFALAIICEGKLIGVRDPNGLRPLCIGKLGDGYILASESCALHVVGAEYIRDVKPGEIVIIDDNGIQSVIYDEFSKRALCSFEFVYFARPDSVLDGQSVYKSRIEAGRILAREHPVDADIVMSVPDSGTVAAIGYAEESKIPFREGLLKNKYLGRTFIQPDQKIRELMVKLKLSVLRENVEGKRLVLIDDSIVRGTTSKRIIDMLRRAGAKQVHVRVSSPPVKYSCYFGIDTPTRKQLIGATHSVEEIRKAIGADSLGYLSVEGLLKSINMTSEKLCTACFSGNYPMKVPESGNKYLFEKR; this is translated from the coding sequence ATGTTTGATAGATATTTAAATGATGACAAGTTAAATGAAGAATGTGGGGTTTTTGGTATATATTTAAAAAAATGCAGTGAAATTTCAAGACTTGTTTACTTTGGACTTGTAACACTTCAACATAGAGGACAGGAAAGTGCTGGTATAGCAGTTTATAAAGATGGAAAAATTCAGTATTATAAAGATATGGGGCTAGTTAGAGAAGTTTTTAATGATAATATTTTAAAAAGACTTGATGGAGATATAGCCATAGGGCATGTGAGATATTCAACTACAGGAGAAAGTTATATATCTAATGCTCAGCCACTTGTTGTGCATTATAAAGGAGGAGCTATAGCACTTGCTCACAATGGAAATCTTGTTAATGCAGATAAAATAAGAAGTAAGTTAGAGGATAATGGCTGCATATTTCAAACATCAATAGACAGTGAAGTAATAGCAAATTTAATAGCTAAATATTACAAATTGGGATATAAAGAAGCAATAATAAGAGCTTCTAAAGAAATTAAAGGAGCATTTGCTTTAGCTATTATATGTGAAGGTAAATTAATTGGAGTAAGAGACCCGAATGGATTAAGACCTTTGTGCATAGGGAAATTAGGAGATGGATATATTTTAGCTTCCGAAAGCTGTGCACTTCATGTTGTTGGAGCTGAATATATAAGAGATGTAAAACCCGGTGAAATAGTAATTATTGATGATAATGGAATACAGTCAGTTATCTATGATGAATTTAGTAAAAGAGCACTTTGTTCTTTTGAATTTGTTTATTTTGCAAGACCGGATAGTGTACTTGATGGACAAAGCGTTTATAAAAGCAGGATAGAGGCAGGCAGAATATTAGCAAGGGAACATCCTGTAGATGCAGATATAGTTATGTCAGTACCAGATTCTGGAACAGTTGCAGCTATAGGTTATGCAGAAGAATCTAAAATTCCTTTTAGAGAAGGACTTTTAAAAAATAAGTATTTAGGTAGGACTTTTATTCAGCCAGATCAAAAGATAAGAGAGCTTATGGTTAAATTGAAATTAAGCGTACTTAGAGAAAATGTTGAGGGAAAAAGATTAGTTTTAATAGATGATTCTATTGTAAGGGGAACTACAAGTAAGAGAATTATAGATATGCTGAGAAGAGCAGGAGCTAAACAAGTACATGTTAGAGTAAGTTCACCACCTGTTAAATATTCATGCTATTTTGGTATTGATACTCCGACTAGAAAACAGTTGATTGGAGCTACTCATTCAGTAGAAGAAATTAGAAAAGCTATCGGTGCTGACAGTTTAGGATATTTGAGTGTTGAAGGATTATTAAAATCTATTAATATGACTAGTGAAAAGTTGTGTACGGCATGTTTTAGTGGAAACTATCCTATGAAAGTACCAGAGTCAGGAAATAAATATTTATTTGAAAAGAGATAA
- the purC gene encoding phosphoribosylaminoimidazolesuccinocarboxamide synthase — MKKLEMLYEGKAKKVYKTDDEKRYIIEYKDDATAFNGEKKGTIVGKGIINNKMSALLFKLLEEKGIPTHFVEILSDREMLVKDVKILPLEVIMRNVAAGSLSKRLGIEEGTILKTPVLEFCYKNDDLGDPMINEYHIRAIELATDEQLEKVKEYAFKINEILIDFFKERNIKLIDFKLEFGIHDGEVILADEISPDTCRLWDADTNRKLDKDRFRRDLGDVEKAYEEVLSRLQ, encoded by the coding sequence ATGAAAAAGCTTGAAATGTTATATGAAGGTAAGGCAAAAAAGGTATATAAAACTGATGATGAAAAGAGATATATTATAGAATATAAAGATGATGCTACAGCTTTTAACGGTGAAAAGAAGGGAACAATAGTAGGAAAAGGTATTATAAACAATAAAATGTCTGCACTGCTTTTTAAATTGTTAGAAGAAAAAGGGATACCTACACATTTTGTAGAGATACTTAGCGATAGAGAAATGCTTGTTAAAGACGTTAAGATACTGCCTCTTGAAGTTATAATGAGGAATGTAGCAGCTGGTTCATTATCTAAAAGGTTAGGGATTGAAGAAGGAACTATTTTGAAAACTCCTGTACTAGAATTTTGTTATAAAAATGATGACTTAGGAGACCCAATGATAAATGAATACCATATAAGAGCAATTGAACTTGCAACAGATGAGCAGCTTGAGAAAGTTAAAGAATATGCATTTAAGATTAATGAAATTTTAATAGATTTTTTCAAAGAAAGAAATATTAAATTGATTGATTTTAAATTGGAGTTTGGAATTCATGATGGAGAAGTAATTTTAGCAGATGAAATTTCACCAGATACTTGCAGATTGTGGGATGCAGATACAAATAGGAAGTTAGATAAAGATAGATTTAGGAGAGATTTAGGGGATGTTGAAAAAGCATATGAAGAAGTGCTAAGCAGATTGCAGTAA
- the purE gene encoding 5-(carboxyamino)imidazole ribonucleotide mutase, whose translation MKVAIVMGSDSDFNVVEKSIKILKEFGVEVHARVISAHRTPFTAIEFAKNACENGFEVIIGAAGKAAHLPGVLAGVSILPVIGLPIKSSTMDGLDSLLSIVQMPKGVPVATVAINGAENAALLAVQILSVKYPQLKKKIKEYKEKMAKEVEEKDEKIQLKIKN comes from the coding sequence ATGAAGGTAGCTATTGTAATGGGCAGTGATTCTGATTTTAATGTTGTAGAAAAGTCAATAAAGATATTGAAAGAGTTTGGAGTAGAAGTACATGCAAGAGTTATATCAGCTCATAGAACACCATTTACTGCTATAGAGTTTGCTAAAAATGCTTGTGAAAATGGTTTTGAAGTAATTATTGGAGCTGCTGGAAAGGCAGCACATCTTCCGGGAGTATTAGCAGGTGTGAGTATACTTCCAGTAATAGGTTTACCTATTAAATCTTCTACTATGGATGGACTTGATTCATTGTTGTCAATAGTTCAAATGCCAAAGGGAGTACCTGTGGCAACAGTTGCTATAAATGGAGCAGAAAATGCTGCACTATTGGCAGTTCAAATATTATCGGTAAAATATCCACAGCTTAAGAAAAAGATTAAGGAATATAAAGAAAAGATGGCAAAAGAAGTAGAAGAAAAAGATGAAAAAATACAGTTGAAAATTAAGAATTAA
- a CDS encoding phosphoribosylformylglycinamidine synthase, translating to MSMKVRRVYVEKKEGFNIEGEHLCRDFRENLGIKNLTKVRVMNRYDIVGISDEEYELAKKTILSEPNVDNVYDEEIYIKENERILAIEYLPGQYDQRADAAAECIQILTQKDKPFVRVAKILILEGNISEKDYEKIKRYSINPVDSREASLEKPSTLDMEVELPSDVEILDGFIDKDIEKLIKFREEYGFAMSIEDLKFCRDYFRDEEKRNPTITELKVIDTYWSDHCRHTTFLTEIEDVEIEKGIYGEVIQDAYEEYLKSRKYVYEDNEKDICLMDIAVIAMKELRKRGKLDDLDVSDEVNACSIEVDVDVNGKNEKWLVMFKNETHNHPTEIEPFGGAATCLGGAIRDPLSGRAYVYGAMRVTGSGDPRMPIEDTLPGKLPQRKITTEAAHGYSSYGNQIGLATGQVAEVYDEGFIAKRMEIGAVIGAAVKQNVVRKRPSKGDVVLLVGGRTGRDGCGGATGSSKAHTEESIFTCGAEVQKGNPPTERKIQRLFRNPDISRLIKKCNDFGAGGVSVAIGELADSLEIDLDSIPKKYEGLDGTDLAISESQERMAVVIAREDVDKFKKIAAKENLEATVVAEVTDTGRLVMKWRGKKILNISRKFLNTNGVKQKTKVKVVHPEKEENYFDREIEKFKNKDIEKAWLENLKDLNTACQKGLVERFDSSIGAGTVLMPFGGEYSLTPAEGMVFKIPVLKGETNTVSIMTYGYNPKIGKWSPFHGALYAVLESIAKVVAIGGDYRKIRLSLQEYFEKLGKDKTKWGKPFSALLGAFYIQKKLNIPAIGGKDSMSGTFKDIHVPPTLVSFAVNIADAGNIISPEFKKVNSKVVLIPLKKDEKYLPDFEILDKNYTKIYELINKGKILAAQTIRNGGIAASISKMCFGNKIGMKFWNSMSIDELFKADYGSLIVEIDEREDVKELLKDVEYKVLGNTQREQVIEINNICINLDKAIKAWQEPLDNIFPIKKDVEGVPEKIFYDRGNKIVSCVKIAKPRIFIPVFPGTNCEYDMARAFERAGGKVEQFVFRNLSSIDIENSIDEMVKKINNAQIIAIPGGFSAGDEPDGSGKFIAVVFRNPKVKEAVMNLIKNRDGLMIGICNGFQALIKLGLLPYGEIRDIDENSPTLTFNRIGRHISCMAMTKVVSNLSPWFNNVKVGDVHRIALSHGEGRFVANEDVMKKLIENGQIATQYVDFDGNPSYRGEFNPNGSFNAVEGITSPDGRILGKMGHSERIGENICINIPGEKDQKIFEAGVGYFG from the coding sequence ATGAGCATGAAAGTTAGGAGAGTTTATGTTGAAAAAAAAGAAGGTTTTAATATTGAAGGAGAACATCTGTGCAGGGATTTTAGAGAAAATTTAGGAATTAAAAATCTAACAAAGGTTAGAGTAATGAATCGCTATGATATAGTGGGAATTAGTGATGAAGAATATGAATTGGCAAAGAAGACGATTCTTTCAGAACCAAATGTAGATAATGTTTATGATGAAGAAATTTATATAAAAGAAAATGAAAGAATTTTAGCCATAGAATATTTACCGGGGCAATATGACCAAAGGGCAGATGCAGCTGCCGAATGTATTCAAATACTTACTCAAAAAGATAAACCTTTTGTTAGAGTAGCTAAAATTCTTATACTTGAGGGAAATATAAGTGAAAAAGATTATGAAAAAATAAAGAGGTATAGTATAAATCCTGTGGATTCAAGAGAAGCTTCTTTAGAAAAACCTTCTACACTTGATATGGAAGTTGAGTTGCCATCTGATGTTGAAATACTTGATGGATTTATAGATAAAGATATAGAAAAGCTTATTAAATTTAGAGAAGAATATGGATTTGCTATGAGTATTGAAGATTTAAAGTTTTGCAGAGATTATTTTAGAGATGAAGAAAAGAGAAATCCTACTATTACAGAGTTAAAGGTAATAGATACTTATTGGTCTGACCACTGTAGGCATACTACATTTTTGACTGAAATAGAAGATGTAGAGATAGAAAAAGGTATATACGGAGAAGTAATACAAGATGCTTATGAAGAGTATTTAAAATCTAGAAAATACGTCTATGAAGATAATGAAAAGGATATATGTCTTATGGATATAGCAGTCATTGCAATGAAGGAGCTTAGAAAAAGGGGAAAACTTGATGATTTAGATGTATCTGATGAAGTAAATGCCTGCAGTATAGAAGTAGATGTTGATGTAAATGGAAAAAATGAAAAATGGTTAGTGATGTTCAAAAATGAAACTCATAATCATCCTACTGAGATAGAGCCCTTTGGTGGAGCTGCTACATGTTTAGGTGGAGCAATAAGGGACCCACTTTCAGGTAGAGCTTATGTATACGGTGCTATGAGAGTAACGGGTAGTGGGGACCCTAGAATGCCAATTGAAGATACACTGCCGGGGAAATTACCTCAAAGAAAGATAACTACAGAGGCAGCTCATGGATACAGTTCTTATGGCAATCAGATAGGACTGGCAACTGGACAAGTTGCTGAAGTATATGATGAAGGATTTATTGCAAAAAGAATGGAAATAGGGGCAGTTATAGGAGCTGCAGTTAAACAAAATGTAGTTAGAAAAAGACCTTCAAAAGGAGATGTAGTATTACTCGTAGGTGGAAGAACTGGAAGAGATGGATGTGGTGGAGCTACAGGTTCATCTAAAGCTCATACAGAAGAATCTATATTTACATGTGGAGCAGAGGTGCAAAAAGGGAATCCTCCTACAGAGAGGAAAATTCAGAGATTATTTAGAAATCCAGATATTTCGAGATTGATTAAAAAGTGCAACGATTTTGGAGCAGGTGGAGTTTCTGTAGCTATTGGAGAACTTGCAGATAGTCTTGAAATAGATTTAGATAGTATTCCTAAAAAGTACGAAGGGTTAGATGGTACGGATTTAGCTATATCTGAATCTCAAGAAAGAATGGCAGTAGTAATAGCTAGAGAAGATGTAGATAAATTTAAAAAAATTGCAGCTAAGGAAAATCTTGAAGCAACAGTTGTAGCAGAGGTAACTGATACTGGAAGACTTGTAATGAAGTGGCGTGGTAAAAAAATATTAAATATAAGCAGAAAATTTTTAAATACAAATGGAGTAAAGCAAAAGACAAAGGTAAAAGTTGTTCATCCAGAGAAAGAAGAAAATTATTTTGATAGAGAAATAGAAAAGTTTAAAAATAAGGATATTGAAAAGGCTTGGCTTGAAAATTTGAAGGATTTGAATACAGCATGCCAAAAGGGATTAGTAGAAAGATTTGACAGCAGTATAGGTGCAGGTACAGTTCTTATGCCGTTTGGTGGAGAATATTCTTTAACTCCAGCTGAAGGAATGGTATTTAAAATACCTGTATTGAAGGGTGAAACGAATACTGTAAGCATAATGACATATGGATACAATCCTAAAATAGGAAAGTGGAGTCCGTTTCATGGAGCACTCTATGCAGTACTTGAATCTATAGCTAAAGTTGTGGCTATAGGTGGGGATTATAGAAAGATTAGATTAAGTCTTCAGGAATATTTTGAAAAATTGGGAAAAGATAAGACAAAATGGGGTAAGCCTTTTAGTGCTTTACTTGGAGCATTTTATATCCAAAAAAAGCTGAACATTCCTGCAATTGGCGGGAAGGACAGTATGTCTGGAACATTTAAAGATATTCATGTACCTCCGACATTAGTATCTTTTGCAGTAAATATTGCAGATGCTGGAAATATAATATCTCCAGAATTTAAAAAAGTAAACAGCAAAGTAGTTTTAATCCCTCTTAAAAAAGATGAAAAATATCTTCCTGATTTTGAAATTTTAGATAAAAATTATACAAAAATATATGAATTAATAAATAAAGGTAAAATTTTAGCTGCACAAACTATAAGAAATGGAGGAATAGCAGCTAGTATAAGTAAAATGTGCTTTGGGAATAAAATAGGAATGAAGTTTTGGAATAGTATGAGTATAGACGAATTATTTAAAGCAGATTATGGCTCTTTAATAGTAGAAATAGATGAGCGTGAAGATGTAAAAGAGCTTTTAAAAGATGTAGAGTATAAAGTTTTAGGAAATACTCAAAGGGAGCAAGTTATAGAGATTAATAATATATGTATCAATCTTGATAAAGCAATAAAAGCATGGCAAGAACCTCTTGATAATATTTTTCCAATAAAAAAAGATGTGGAAGGAGTACCGGAAAAGATTTTTTATGATAGAGGAAATAAAATCGTTTCTTGTGTAAAGATAGCAAAACCGAGAATATTTATACCTGTTTTTCCGGGAACAAATTGTGAATATGATATGGCTAGAGCTTTTGAAAGAGCAGGAGGCAAAGTAGAGCAGTTTGTTTTTAGAAATTTATCTTCTATAGATATAGAAAATTCTATTGATGAAATGGTTAAAAAAATAAATAATGCTCAAATTATAGCTATTCCCGGTGGATTTAGTGCAGGAGATGAGCCTGATGGTTCAGGAAAGTTTATTGCTGTAGTATTTAGAAATCCGAAAGTAAAAGAAGCAGTTATGAATTTAATTAAAAATAGAGATGGATTGATGATAGGAATATGTAATGGTTTTCAAGCACTTATTAAATTAGGACTGCTGCCATATGGAGAAATAAGAGATATAGATGAAAATTCACCTACTCTTACATTTAATAGAATTGGACGACACATATCATGTATGGCTATGACAAAGGTTGTATCAAATCTTTCACCTTGGTTTAATAATGTAAAAGTTGGAGATGTTCACAGAATAGCTTTATCACATGGGGAAGGAAGATTTGTAGCAAATGAAGATGTTATGAAAAAACTAATTGAAAATGGACAAATAGCAACTCAATATGTAGATTTTGATGGTAATCCAAGCTATAGAGGAGAATTTAATCCAAATGGTTCATTTAATGCTGTTGAAGGCATAACTAGTCCAGATGGAAGAATTCTTGGTAAAATGGGACATTCAGAAAGAATTGGAGAAAATATCTGTATTAATATACCGGGAGAAAAGGACCAAAAGATATTTGAAGCAGGAGTGGGGTATTTTGGGTAA
- a CDS encoding NCS2 family permease: MDISTKKIKNNSIFEKIFKLSAHKTDVKTEIVAGITTFMTMAYILIVNPDILSATGMDKGGVFTATALSAALATMLMAFLANLPFALAPGMGLNAFFAFSVVIGMGYSWQFALTAILIEGIIFILLTLFNVREAIINGMPMVIKNAVSVGIGLFIAFIGFQNSGIIVDNPATLVALGNVKSPGVLLAIAGIILTGYLLVKNVKGALLIGMLGTTALGMILGITNLPSGVVSVPPSIAPVAMKFDFSKIFTLDMLVVVFTFLFVDLFDTIGTLVGVSAKADLLDEEGRVPNAKQALLADAIGTTAGAMMGTSTVTTYVESASGVAEGGRTGLTAFTTGVLFLISMVFAPILTSVPAQATAPVLILVGLFMMSPILKIKFDDFTEAIPAFLTIILMPLTYSIAEGIVFGIISYVLLKTLSGKYKEVHPMMYIIAVLFLIKHVI, encoded by the coding sequence ATGGATATATCAACCAAGAAAATTAAAAACAATTCAATTTTTGAAAAAATATTCAAATTATCTGCACATAAAACTGATGTAAAGACTGAAATAGTAGCAGGTATAACTACTTTTATGACAATGGCATATATTCTCATTGTAAACCCAGATATTTTAAGTGCTACGGGAATGGACAAGGGAGGAGTGTTTACAGCTACGGCTTTATCAGCAGCACTAGCAACTATGCTAATGGCTTTTCTTGCTAATTTACCGTTTGCACTTGCACCGGGAATGGGACTCAATGCTTTTTTTGCATTTTCAGTAGTTATAGGTATGGGTTATAGTTGGCAGTTTGCATTAACAGCTATATTGATTGAAGGCATAATATTTATCCTTTTAACTTTATTTAATGTTCGTGAAGCAATAATAAATGGTATGCCTATGGTTATCAAAAATGCAGTAAGTGTTGGTATAGGATTATTTATAGCTTTTATAGGATTTCAAAATTCAGGCATTATAGTTGATAATCCAGCTACTTTAGTAGCTTTGGGAAATGTTAAGAGTCCGGGTGTATTATTGGCTATTGCTGGAATAATTTTAACAGGTTATTTATTGGTAAAGAATGTAAAAGGTGCATTGCTAATAGGTATGTTGGGAACTACTGCTTTAGGTATGATTTTAGGAATTACTAATTTGCCTAGTGGAGTAGTTAGTGTACCACCATCAATAGCACCAGTTGCTATGAAATTTGATTTTAGTAAAATATTTACTTTAGATATGTTAGTAGTTGTATTTACTTTCTTATTTGTTGATTTATTTGATACAATAGGAACTTTAGTTGGAGTATCAGCTAAAGCTGATTTATTAGATGAAGAAGGTAGAGTTCCAAATGCTAAACAGGCATTGCTTGCAGATGCAATAGGTACTACTGCAGGAGCTATGATGGGAACAAGTACAGTTACAACATATGTTGAAAGTGCTTCAGGAGTTGCAGAAGGTGGAAGGACAGGTCTTACAGCATTTACTACAGGAGTATTGTTTTTAATATCAATGGTATTTGCTCCAATTTTAACTTCAGTACCTGCACAGGCGACAGCTCCAGTATTAATATTAGTTGGATTATTCATGATGAGTCCAATATTAAAAATAAAATTTGATGATTTTACAGAAGCTATTCCAGCTTTTTTGACAATAATATTAATGCCTTTAACATACAGCATTGCAGAAGGTATTGTATTTGGTATTATTTCTTATGTACTTTTAAAAACTTTATCAGGAAAATACAAAGAAGTACATCCTATGATGTATATTATAGCAGTATTATTCTTAATAAAACATGTAATATAA
- a CDS encoding DUF3006 domain-containing protein, which produces MKVLIDRFEGDYAVCERENREIINIEKYKIPKEAKEGDVLIIENDRIIIDKEETEKRKKEIEALTDDIWE; this is translated from the coding sequence TTGAAGGTATTGATAGACAGATTTGAAGGTGATTATGCCGTTTGTGAAAGAGAAAATAGAGAAATTATAAATATTGAAAAATATAAAATTCCTAAAGAAGCCAAAGAGGGCGATGTTTTAATAATTGAAAATGATAGGATTATCATAGATAAAGAAGAAACTGAAAAAAGGAAAAAAGAAATAGAAGCATTGACAGATGATATTTGGGAGTGA
- a CDS encoding ComEC/Rec2 family competence protein — MKKRLNSVFSLVLLLSMVFFLISCSKVVDNQSIQSDNGKSEIVSESGDLEVHFIDVGQADSIFIRNKDVCMLIDAGNNDDGDLVVNYLRRQGVKRLDYVVGTHPHEDHIGGLDVVINNFDIGKVYMPKIIHNTKTFKDVVLAVKNKGLKITPPVVGEKFKLGDAEGIILAPNSKKYEDLNNYSIVIKVTYKDTSYLFTGDAEDISEREMIKRGLDLSADVLKLGHHGSHSSTTDEFLNRVKPKFAVIMCGKGNDYGHPHRETMEKLKKMGIPVYRTDECGTIVSISDGKDIKFNVKSGSYSYPAQSKEKLHKNNFKNTKKYTVSNSISVSANIDNPNPEQGSTINLIVNGPSKGKVSAIAYYKSKNTKYTSVIDSSGRAVIPMKIGRAAKGFKVIVDVVVNYKGKEYKTSTSFTPK; from the coding sequence ATGAAGAAAAGATTAAATAGTGTTTTTAGTTTAGTGCTACTATTATCAATGGTATTTTTTTTGATTTCTTGTTCTAAAGTTGTAGACAATCAGTCTATACAGTCAGATAATGGCAAAAGTGAAATAGTTTCAGAGAGTGGCGATTTAGAAGTTCATTTTATTGATGTTGGACAGGCAGATAGTATTTTTATAAGAAATAAAGATGTTTGTATGTTAATTGATGCTGGAAACAATGATGATGGAGATTTAGTTGTAAATTATTTAAGAAGACAAGGCGTAAAAAGACTTGATTATGTAGTAGGGACTCATCCCCATGAGGACCATATAGGAGGACTAGATGTAGTAATAAATAATTTTGATATTGGAAAAGTATATATGCCTAAAATAATCCATAATACGAAGACATTTAAAGATGTTGTATTAGCTGTAAAAAATAAGGGATTAAAAATTACACCTCCTGTTGTTGGAGAAAAATTTAAATTAGGAGATGCAGAGGGGATTATTTTAGCTCCAAATTCAAAAAAATATGAAGACCTTAACAACTATTCAATAGTTATTAAAGTAACTTATAAAGATACATCATATTTATTTACAGGCGATGCAGAAGATATTTCAGAAAGGGAAATGATAAAAAGAGGATTAGATTTATCTGCTGATGTATTAAAGTTAGGACATCATGGAAGTCATTCTTCAACGACAGATGAATTTTTAAATAGAGTAAAACCTAAATTTGCAGTAATTATGTGTGGTAAAGGAAATGATTATGGACATCCTCATAGAGAAACAATGGAAAAACTTAAAAAGATGGGAATACCAGTTTATAGAACAGATGAATGTGGGACTATTGTAAGTATATCAGATGGTAAAGATATCAAGTTTAATGTCAAGTCTGGAAGTTATTCATATCCTGCACAATCAAAAGAAAAGCTGCATAAAAATAATTTTAAGAATACAAAAAAATATACAGTTTCAAATAGTATAAGTGTTTCAGCAAATATAGATAATCCAAATCCAGAGCAAGGTTCTACTATAAATCTTATAGTTAATGGTCCAAGTAAAGGAAAAGTAAGTGCTATTGCTTATTATAAGTCAAAAAATACAAAATATACATCAGTTATAGATAGCAGTGGCAGAGCAGTAATACCAATGAAAATTGGTAGAGCGGCCAAAGGATTTAAAGTTATAGTTGATGTAGTAGTAAATTACAAAGGAAAAGAATATAAGACAAGTACCTCTTTTACTCCAAAATAG